In Paenibacillus ihbetae, the following are encoded in one genomic region:
- a CDS encoding ArpU family phage packaging/lysis transcriptional regulator → MNHMLPELDRRKTQYAIEAVFEKYRIYKTITFEMREASVTASYTERFHGPTNVTSDQTAKVAIYNVDMPAARKHYCETIESIVERLGAREQLLIRERYMKQDDVYDYKVYNHIFDPPVSKDTYVKIRTRAFYKMALVLADLGMLPLDTLVKPLTRLKKNEGAEAVGALR, encoded by the coding sequence ATGAATCATATGTTACCTGAATTGGATCGCAGAAAAACCCAATACGCGATTGAGGCGGTATTCGAGAAGTATCGAATTTATAAAACGATAACGTTCGAGATGAGGGAGGCGAGCGTGACCGCATCGTACACGGAGCGATTCCATGGACCGACGAATGTGACTTCGGATCAGACGGCAAAGGTAGCGATATATAATGTAGATATGCCTGCGGCAAGGAAGCACTACTGCGAAACGATCGAATCGATCGTGGAGCGGCTGGGAGCGCGCGAGCAGCTGCTGATAAGGGAACGGTACATGAAGCAGGACGATGTGTACGACTACAAGGTGTACAACCATATTTTCGATCCGCCGGTAAGTAAGGACACTTATGTTAAAATCCGCACCCGAGCTTTTTACAAAATGGCGTTGGTGCTTGCCGATCTGGGCATGTTGCCGCTGGATACCCTCGTGAAGCCCCTAACCCGGCTGAAAAAGAATGAAGGGGCCGAGGCGGTGGGGGCCCTAAGATAA